The Gammaproteobacteria bacterium genome has a window encoding:
- the pyk gene encoding pyruvate kinase: MTRRTKIVATLGPSTNDPHVLDKMIEAGLDVVRLNFSHGSPDEHKARVEMVNARARAYGRPIGILADLQGPKIRIDRFKDGKVTLEEGQRFILDANFDPLGGNRERVGITYKDLPNDVKRADTLLLDDGRIVLWVDEVGPAEIVTRVVVGGELSNNKGINRQGGGLSAKALTDKDRADIKLAAALQADYLAVSFPRSATDIHEARALLRAAGGHGGIVAKIERAEAIDALEEIIEACDVVMIARGDLGVEIGDAALPPVQKHIIKLARTMNRVAITATQMMESMIENQIPTRAEVFDVANAVLDGTDAVMLSAETASGKYPAKAVAAMDRICREAEKQPIAQVSDHRIHTHFERIDEAIAMATMYTANHLGVKAIVALTESGSTPLWMSRISSGIPIFALTKHPETGRKVTLYRGVYPVSFDVNSTNHAQVNKEAIDELLRRAALHDGDLAIITKGDLMGVHGGTNAMKIVCVGRMAEPIMDKIDL; the protein is encoded by the coding sequence ATGACACGACGAACCAAAATTGTAGCCACCCTCGGCCCGTCCACCAACGACCCCCACGTCCTGGACAAGATGATAGAGGCCGGGCTGGATGTCGTGCGTCTCAATTTTTCCCACGGCAGTCCCGATGAACATAAGGCCCGGGTGGAAATGGTCAACGCCCGGGCACGGGCCTACGGCCGTCCCATCGGAATCCTGGCGGATTTACAGGGACCCAAGATCCGCATTGATCGCTTCAAGGACGGCAAGGTCACTCTCGAAGAAGGTCAGCGGTTTATCCTCGATGCCAACTTCGATCCCCTGGGCGGTAACCGGGAGCGCGTGGGCATCACCTATAAAGATCTCCCCAATGATGTCAAACGGGCCGATACGCTGTTGCTGGACGACGGCCGCATCGTGCTGTGGGTGGACGAGGTCGGGCCCGCCGAGATAGTGACCCGTGTGGTGGTGGGCGGCGAACTCTCCAACAATAAAGGCATCAACCGCCAAGGCGGCGGCCTGTCGGCTAAGGCCCTCACCGACAAGGATCGTGCCGATATCAAACTCGCCGCGGCCTTGCAGGCCGATTATCTGGCCGTCTCGTTCCCGCGCAGCGCCACCGACATCCACGAGGCGCGCGCGCTGCTGCGCGCCGCGGGCGGACACGGCGGCATCGTCGCCAAGATCGAACGCGCCGAGGCGATTGACGCCCTGGAAGAGATCATCGAGGCCTGCGACGTGGTGATGATCGCGCGCGGCGATCTCGGCGTGGAGATCGGTGACGCGGCCCTGCCGCCGGTGCAGAAGCACATCATCAAGCTGGCACGCACCATGAACCGGGTCGCCATCACCGCGACGCAGATGATGGAATCCATGATTGAGAATCAGATACCGACCCGCGCCGAGGTGTTCGACGTCGCCAATGCGGTGCTGGACGGCACCGACGCCGTCATGCTGTCCGCCGAGACGGCTTCCGGGAAATATCCCGCCAAGGCCGTGGCGGCGATGGACCGCATCTGCCGCGAGGCGGAAAAGCAGCCGATCGCCCAGGTCTCGGACCACCGCATCCACACCCATTTCGAACGCATAGACGAAGCCATCGCCATGGCGACCATGTACACCGCCAACCATCTGGGTGTGAAGGCCATCGTGGCGTTGACCGAGTCCGGCTCCACCCCGCTGTGGATGTCGCGCATCAGCTCCGGCATCCCGATCTTTGCCTTGACGAAGCACCCCGAGACGGGTAGAAAGGTGACTCTGTATCGAGGCGTTTATCCGGTCAGCTTTGACGTCAACAGCACCAATCACGCCCAGGTCAACAAGGAAGCCATAGACGAGTTGCTGCGCCGCGCCGCGCTCCACGACGGTGACCTCGCCATCATCACCAAGGGCGACCTAATGGGTGTCCACGGCGGCACCAACGCCATGAAAATCGTCTGTGTCGGGAGAATGGCGGAGCCGATAATGGATAAAATTGACTTATAG
- the metF gene encoding methylenetetrahydrofolate reductase [NAD(P)H] gives MQSQKQHERVFSFEFFPPKNEDAAVKLREARNALANLKPRFFSVTFGAGGSTRDRTLETVVEVRKSGLQAAPHLSCIASTRAELRELLSTYKQHGIRHIVALRGDLPAGASKPGELPYARDLVEFIRAETGDHFHIEVAAYPEFHPEAHDAAHDLQNFKRKVEAGANSAMTQYFYNADAYYRFVESCEKMGITLPIVPGIMPITHYVQLARFSDRCGAEIPRWLRKRLEAFGDDAASLRAFGLDVVSELCRALLDAGAPGLHFYTMNQAAPTIAIWNNLRLGQ, from the coding sequence ATGCAATCCCAAAAACAACACGAACGGGTCTTCAGCTTCGAATTCTTCCCGCCCAAAAACGAGGACGCCGCCGTCAAGCTGCGTGAAGCACGCAACGCACTCGCCAACCTCAAACCGCGTTTCTTTTCCGTGACCTTCGGCGCGGGCGGCAGCACGCGCGACCGCACCCTGGAAACCGTGGTCGAGGTACGAAAGTCCGGCCTGCAAGCCGCGCCGCACTTGTCCTGCATCGCCTCCACCCGCGCCGAACTGCGCGAACTGCTGAGCACCTATAAACAGCACGGCATCCGCCACATCGTGGCGCTGCGCGGCGACCTCCCCGCGGGAGCGAGCAAGCCCGGTGAACTGCCCTATGCGCGCGACCTGGTCGAGTTTATCCGCGCCGAGACGGGCGATCATTTTCACATCGAGGTGGCCGCCTATCCGGAGTTTCACCCGGAGGCGCACGACGCCGCGCACGATTTACAAAACTTCAAGCGCAAAGTCGAGGCGGGCGCAAACAGCGCCATGACGCAATATTTTTACAACGCGGACGCCTATTACCGCTTTGTGGAAAGCTGTGAAAAGATGGGTATCACATTGCCCATCGTGCCCGGCATCATGCCTATTACCCATTACGTTCAGCTCGCCCGCTTCTCCGACCGCTGCGGCGCGGAAATTCCGCGCTGGCTGCGCAAACGCCTCGAAGCCTTTGGCGACGACGCCGCATCACTGCGCGCCTTCGGTCTCGACGTCGTGAGCGAACTGTGCCGCGCACTGCTCGACGCGGGCGCGCCGGGCCTGCACTTCTACACCATGAACCAGGCTGCGCCCACGATTGCGATTTGGAATAATCTGCGGCTGGGTCAATGA
- the gap gene encoding type I glyceraldehyde-3-phosphate dehydrogenase yields MAIKVAINGYGRIGRNVLRAVYEGNRNKEIQIVAVNDLGNAETNAHLTQYDTVHGKFPGEVKVEGDFMIVNGDRIRVCAERDPSKLPWGELGVDVVHECTGIFTTKEKAGLHLKAGAKKVIISAPGTDVDATIVYGVNHKTLKATHTVISNGSCTTNCLAPLVAPLHKKIGLVHGLMTTVHSYTNDQVLTDVYHSDLRRARSATMSQIPTKTGAAAAIGLVLPELAGKLDGFAVRVPTINVSLVDLTFVAARETSVNEINAIMKEAANGELKGVLNYNDKPLVSVDFNHDPASSTYDSTLTKVVEGKLVKVLAWYDNEWGFSNRMLDVTVALVNAK; encoded by the coding sequence ATGGCAATCAAAGTAGCAATCAACGGCTACGGCCGCATTGGGCGCAACGTGTTGCGAGCGGTGTATGAAGGTAATCGCAACAAGGAGATTCAAATCGTCGCTGTGAACGACCTAGGCAATGCCGAGACCAACGCGCACCTCACGCAGTACGACACGGTGCACGGAAAATTCCCCGGCGAAGTAAAAGTCGAAGGCGATTTTATGATCGTCAATGGTGACCGCATCCGCGTATGCGCGGAGCGCGATCCCTCCAAGCTGCCCTGGGGCGAGCTGGGCGTGGACGTGGTGCACGAGTGCACCGGCATCTTCACCACCAAAGAGAAGGCCGGCCTGCACCTCAAAGCGGGTGCAAAGAAGGTCATCATCTCCGCGCCGGGCACAGATGTGGACGCGACCATTGTGTACGGGGTGAATCACAAGACCCTGAAGGCTACGCATACCGTGATCTCCAACGGCTCCTGCACCACCAACTGCCTGGCGCCGCTGGTGGCGCCGTTGCATAAAAAAATCGGTCTCGTGCATGGCCTGATGACCACGGTGCACAGCTACACCAACGATCAGGTGCTGACTGACGTGTATCACTCGGACCTGCGCCGCGCGCGCTCCGCGACCATGTCGCAAATCCCCACCAAGACCGGCGCCGCCGCCGCCATCGGCCTGGTGCTGCCAGAGCTCGCAGGCAAGCTCGACGGCTTCGCGGTGCGTGTGCCGACCATCAATGTGTCGCTGGTGGACTTGACCTTCGTCGCCGCGCGCGAGACCAGCGTGAATGAGATCAACGCCATCATGAAAGAGGCGGCCAACGGCGAACTGAAGGGTGTGTTGAATTACAACGACAAGCCGCTGGTGTCCGTGGATTTCAATCATGACCCGGCCTCCAGCACCTACGATTCCACGCTGACCAAGGTTGTCGAAGGTAAACTGGTCAAGGTGCTCGCATGGTATGACAACGAATGGGGTTTCTCCAATCGGATGCTGGACGTTACGGTGGCGTTGGTGAACGCCAAATGA
- a CDS encoding adenosylhomocysteinase: MSSQPVTNLHPDYKVADINLADWGRKEIAIAETEMPGLMALREEYAGQKPLQGARIAGCLHMTIQTAVLMETLIALGAEIRWSSCNIFSTQDHAAAAMAANGIPTFAWKGEIEEEFWWCIDQTIFGPNGWRPNMILDDGGDLTQVMHEKYPDLLKDVRGLSEETTTGVHRLYEMMKAGALKVPAININDSVTKSKFDNLYGCRESLVDGIKRATDVMIAGKICVVLGYGDVGKGCAQSLRGLGATVWVTEIDPICALQAAMEGYRVMRMDDVADQADIFVTATGNINVITLQHMRRMKNNAIVCNIGHFDSEIDIASLRQYKWENIKPQVDHVIFPDGKRLIVLAEGRLVNLGCGTGHPSFVMSNSFTNQVMAQIELWQNHKKYERKVYVLPKTLDEKVARLHLKKLGAKLTELTPKQAEYLSISVNGPYKPEHYRY; the protein is encoded by the coding sequence ATGAGCAGCCAACCCGTTACAAACCTTCACCCCGACTACAAGGTCGCCGATATCAATCTCGCAGATTGGGGCCGCAAGGAAATCGCCATCGCCGAGACCGAAATGCCGGGCCTCATGGCGCTGCGCGAGGAATACGCGGGACAAAAACCGTTACAGGGCGCACGCATCGCGGGCTGTTTGCACATGACCATCCAGACCGCCGTGCTGATGGAGACATTGATCGCGCTTGGCGCCGAGATTCGCTGGTCATCGTGCAACATCTTTTCCACCCAGGATCACGCAGCGGCGGCGATGGCGGCAAACGGCATCCCCACCTTCGCCTGGAAGGGCGAGATCGAAGAGGAGTTCTGGTGGTGCATAGACCAGACTATCTTCGGGCCGAATGGCTGGCGCCCCAACATGATTCTGGACGACGGCGGCGATCTGACCCAGGTGATGCATGAGAAATACCCCGACCTGCTCAAGGATGTGCGCGGGCTGTCCGAGGAAACCACCACCGGCGTGCACCGTTTGTATGAAATGATGAAGGCGGGCGCGCTGAAAGTCCCCGCCATCAACATCAATGACTCGGTCACCAAATCCAAGTTCGACAATTTATACGGCTGCCGCGAATCGCTGGTGGACGGCATCAAGCGCGCCACCGACGTGATGATCGCCGGGAAAATCTGCGTGGTGCTGGGCTACGGCGACGTGGGCAAGGGCTGCGCGCAATCTCTGCGCGGCTTGGGCGCCACGGTGTGGGTCACCGAGATAGACCCGATCTGCGCCTTGCAGGCCGCGATGGAAGGCTACCGTGTGATGCGCATGGACGACGTCGCCGATCAGGCCGACATCTTCGTCACCGCCACCGGCAATATCAACGTGATTACCCTGCAGCACATGCGGCGCATGAAGAACAACGCCATCGTGTGCAATATCGGCCACTTCGATTCCGAGATAGACATCGCCTCCTTACGCCAGTACAAGTGGGAAAACATCAAGCCGCAGGTAGATCACGTGATCTTTCCCGACGGCAAACGCCTCATCGTGCTCGCCGAAGGCCGCCTGGTAAACCTGGGCTGCGGTACGGGGCATCCCAGCTTCGTGATGTCCAACTCCTTCACCAACCAGGTGATGGCGCAGATCGAGCTGTGGCAAAATCATAAAAAATACGAGCGTAAGGTCTACGTGCTGCCGAAGACGTTGGACGAAAAGGTCGCGCGCCTGCACTTGAAAAAGCTCGGCGCCAAACTCACCGAGCTTACACCGAAGCAGGCGGAGTATCTGAGCATCTCCGTCAACGGGCCGTACAAGCCGGAACACTACAGGTACTAA
- the tkt gene encoding transketolase, whose product MPSRRELANAIRVLSMDAVEKAKSGHPGMPMGMADIAEVLWNDFLRHNPANPKWPDRDRFILSNGHGSMLHYSLLHLSGYDLPMDEIKRFRQLHSKTPGHPEYGYAPGIETTTGPLGQGITNAVGMALAEKVLAGQFNQDGHPIIDHYTYVFLGDGCLMEGISHEACSLAGTWGLGKLIAFYDDNGISIDGHVEGWFTDDTPKRFEAYGWHVAPGVDGHNPDAVKKAIMEARSVNDKPSLICCKTVIGFGAPNLCGSHDCHGAALGEKEVAATRENLGWKHEPFVMPDEYYQGFDARAKGAKAETEWNQRFAAYKKAFPELAAELERRLKGELPADWAAKAQEFIAAVNAKAETVASRKASQNTLNGFGPLLPEMIGGSADLAGSNLTIWKGSKGISNTVSDGNYIYYGVREFGMSAIMNGIALHGGFIPYGATFLIFSEYARNALRMAAIMKQRVIFVYTHDSIGLGEDGPTHQPIEQLATLRVIPNMRLWRPCDAVESAVAWKAAIEYTGGPSSLVFSRQNLNHQPRSEEQIANIERGGYVVYEPEEPPLMGIIIATGSEVGLAVDAAKQLYERSIKIRVVSMPCTQVFDAQDQAYRESVLPKHLTARVAVEAGVTDCWIKYVGLDGKVIGINTFGESAPAPDLFKHFGFTVENVVSAIEDLL is encoded by the coding sequence ATGCCGTCCCGTAGAGAGTTAGCCAACGCCATCCGTGTGCTCAGCATGGACGCGGTGGAGAAGGCCAAGTCCGGCCATCCCGGCATGCCCATGGGCATGGCCGACATCGCGGAAGTGTTGTGGAACGATTTTTTAAGGCACAACCCGGCCAATCCCAAATGGCCGGACCGCGACCGTTTTATTTTGTCCAATGGCCACGGCTCGATGCTGCACTACTCGCTGCTGCATCTCTCCGGCTACGACCTGCCCATGGACGAGATAAAGCGTTTCCGGCAATTGCACTCCAAGACGCCAGGCCATCCTGAATACGGCTACGCGCCCGGCATCGAGACCACCACCGGGCCGCTCGGCCAAGGCATCACCAACGCGGTTGGCATGGCGCTCGCCGAAAAGGTACTGGCCGGCCAGTTTAATCAGGACGGCCACCCCATCATAGACCACTACACCTATGTATTCCTGGGCGACGGTTGTTTGATGGAAGGCATCTCGCACGAGGCCTGCTCGCTTGCGGGCACCTGGGGGCTGGGCAAGCTGATTGCCTTTTACGACGACAATGGCATCTCGATAGACGGTCACGTCGAGGGCTGGTTCACCGATGACACGCCCAAGCGCTTCGAGGCCTACGGCTGGCACGTGGCGCCCGGCGTGGACGGGCACAATCCCGATGCGGTGAAAAAGGCCATCATGGAAGCGCGCTCGGTGAACGACAAACCGTCGCTGATCTGCTGTAAGACCGTGATAGGCTTCGGCGCGCCCAATCTGTGCGGGAGCCACGACTGCCACGGCGCGGCGCTCGGCGAGAAGGAAGTCGCCGCCACGCGTGAAAATCTCGGCTGGAAACATGAGCCGTTTGTGATGCCCGACGAGTATTATCAGGGCTTTGATGCGCGCGCCAAGGGCGCGAAGGCCGAGACCGAGTGGAATCAGCGCTTCGCCGCTTATAAGAAGGCATTTCCGGAATTGGCTGCAGAACTGGAGCGCCGACTAAAGGGCGAACTGCCCGCCGACTGGGCTGCGAAGGCGCAGGAGTTTATCGCCGCCGTGAACGCAAAGGCAGAGACCGTCGCCTCGCGCAAGGCCTCGCAGAATACGTTGAATGGCTTCGGCCCGCTGCTGCCCGAGATGATTGGCGGCTCAGCGGATCTCGCGGGCTCCAATCTGACGATTTGGAAAGGCTCCAAGGGCATCAGCAACACGGTGTCCGATGGCAATTATATTTACTACGGCGTGCGCGAATTCGGCATGTCCGCCATCATGAATGGCATTGCGCTGCACGGCGGCTTCATCCCCTACGGCGCCACCTTTTTGATCTTTTCCGAATACGCGCGCAACGCACTGCGCATGGCGGCGATCATGAAACAGCGCGTGATCTTCGTGTACACGCACGACTCAATCGGTTTGGGAGAAGACGGGCCCACTCATCAGCCTATCGAACAGCTAGCCACGCTTCGCGTGATTCCGAACATGCGCCTGTGGCGTCCGTGCGATGCGGTGGAGTCCGCGGTGGCGTGGAAGGCCGCGATTGAATACACCGGCGGCCCCAGCTCTTTGGTGTTCTCGCGCCAGAACCTCAATCACCAGCCGCGCAGCGAGGAACAGATCGCCAATATCGAACGCGGCGGCTACGTAGTGTATGAGCCGGAAGAGCCGCCCCTCATGGGCATCATCATCGCCACGGGTTCCGAGGTCGGACTCGCGGTGGATGCGGCCAAGCAACTTTATGAGCGCAGCATCAAAATCCGCGTGGTTTCCATGCCCTGCACGCAGGTGTTCGATGCGCAGGACCAGGCCTACCGTGAATCGGTGTTGCCGAAGCACCTCACCGCGCGCGTGGCAGTAGAGGCCGGTGTGACGGATTGCTGGATCAAATACGTGGGTCTCGACGGCAAGGTCATCGGCATCAACACCTTCGGCGAGTCAGCTCCGGCGCCGGACCTGTTCAAGCACTTCGGCTTCACCGTCGAGAACGTGGTGAGCGCGATCGAGGATCTGCTCTAG
- a CDS encoding thioredoxin family protein — MVSLETPVCDFGRPAVDFALPGVDGKIWTLAECKGDKGLLVMFICNHCPYVKAVRERIVRDARELLSYGVKSVAIMSNDPKEYPEDSFGNMQKVAKEYGFPFPYLWDETQEVARAYGAVCTPDFFGYNSKLELQYRGRLDASRKETAPPDAHRDLFEAMKQIAETGRGPREQIPSMGCSIKWSEQVAG; from the coding sequence ATGGTGAGTCTGGAAACCCCGGTTTGTGATTTTGGCCGTCCGGCAGTGGATTTTGCCTTGCCAGGCGTGGACGGTAAGATTTGGACTCTCGCGGAATGCAAGGGCGATAAGGGTCTGCTGGTCATGTTTATCTGCAACCATTGCCCTTATGTGAAGGCGGTGCGCGAGCGCATCGTGCGCGATGCCAGGGAATTGCTGAGCTACGGCGTCAAAAGTGTGGCGATCATGTCCAACGATCCCAAGGAGTATCCCGAAGATTCTTTCGGGAACATGCAGAAGGTCGCTAAGGAGTATGGCTTCCCGTTTCCGTATCTTTGGGATGAGACCCAAGAAGTCGCCAGGGCCTATGGCGCGGTCTGCACGCCGGACTTCTTCGGTTATAACAGCAAACTCGAGTTGCAATACCGTGGCCGTCTGGACGCCAGCCGCAAGGAGACTGCCCCGCCCGACGCCCACCGTGATTTGTTCGAGGCGATGAAACAGATCGCCGAGACCGGCCGGGGCCCGCGCGAACAAATCCCCAGCATGGGCTGTTCGATCAAGTGGTCAGAGCAGGTTGCCGGGTAA
- a CDS encoding methionine adenosyltransferase: MAHTHTFTSESVSEGHPDKIADQISDAVLDAILAQDTAARVACETLVTTGMVMIAGEITTSAWVDMQAVARQTIKEIGYNSSEMGFDWESCAILTSIDKQSADIAMGVDETKEHEQGAGDQGLMFGYASNETDVLMPAPITYAHRLVKRQAEVRKNGTLPWLRPDAKSQITFRYVDHKPVGIDAVVLSTQHSPDISHKALQEAVMDEIIMHVLPAEWITKDTKYFINPTGRFVIGGPMGDCGLTGRKIIVDTYGGMARHGGGAFSGKDPSKVDRSAAYAGRYVAKNIVAAGLADRCEIQISYAIGVAEPTSINIETFGTGKIDQAQLIKLVRGHFDLRPRGLIKMLDLLRPIYRATAAYGHFGRDEESFSWERTDKAAALRDAAGLKAA, from the coding sequence ATGGCGCATACACACACCTTCACCTCTGAGTCGGTCTCCGAGGGACATCCCGACAAGATCGCCGACCAGATCTCCGACGCCGTTCTTGACGCCATTCTGGCGCAGGATACCGCTGCGCGGGTGGCTTGCGAGACCCTGGTGACCACAGGGATGGTCATGATCGCCGGGGAGATCACCACCTCGGCCTGGGTAGACATGCAGGCGGTCGCTCGCCAGACCATCAAGGAGATCGGCTATAACAGCTCGGAGATGGGTTTCGATTGGGAATCCTGCGCCATACTGACCTCGATAGACAAGCAGTCGGCCGACATCGCCATGGGCGTGGACGAGACGAAAGAACACGAGCAGGGCGCGGGCGACCAGGGCCTGATGTTCGGTTACGCCAGCAACGAGACCGACGTGCTGATGCCGGCGCCCATCACCTACGCGCACCGGCTGGTGAAGCGCCAGGCCGAGGTGCGCAAGAACGGCACGCTGCCGTGGCTGCGGCCCGACGCCAAGAGCCAGATCACCTTCCGCTATGTGGATCACAAACCGGTGGGTATAGATGCGGTAGTGCTGTCCACGCAACACAGTCCGGATATCTCCCACAAGGCGCTCCAGGAAGCGGTGATGGACGAGATCATCATGCACGTGCTACCCGCCGAGTGGATCACCAAGGACACCAAGTATTTCATCAACCCCACCGGCCGCTTTGTCATCGGCGGCCCGATGGGCGACTGCGGCCTGACCGGCCGCAAGATCATCGTGGACACTTATGGCGGCATGGCGCGCCACGGCGGCGGCGCGTTTTCCGGCAAGGATCCCTCCAAGGTAGACCGCTCGGCGGCCTACGCCGGCCGCTATGTGGCCAAAAACATCGTCGCGGCGGGGCTCGCCGACCGCTGCGAGATCCAGATCTCCTACGCGATCGGCGTCGCCGAACCGACCTCCATCAACATTGAGACCTTCGGCACCGGCAAGATAGATCAGGCCCAGCTCATCAAGCTGGTGCGCGGACACTTCGATCTGCGCCCGCGCGGACTGATCAAGATGCTCGACCTGCTGCGTCCGATCTACCGCGCAACCGCGGCGTACGGCCACTTCGGGCGCGATGAGGAGAGCTTCAGTTGGGAGCGCACCGACAAGGCCGCGGCGCTGCGCGACGCGGCGGGCCTTAAAGCCGCTTAA
- a CDS encoding phosphoribulokinase, whose product MKKPIVLGIVGDSAAGKTTITKGIAQVLGEDRVTTICTDDYHKYNRVDRARLGMTALHPDCNYLDVIEQHLKLLKDGQPILKPHYNHSTGDFDPPNYVEAKEFIIVEGLLGYYTKAMRDCYDVKLYLAPPEELRFQWKMKRDTSKRGHTAEAVRKEMKMREPDSEAFIRPQRKWADMVICFYPPPEHKEETGGHLNVSIILRPTLPTHPDLSQVLEEGGNGLKLVLDRDMDLPVDRLEISGAITDAKAKQLEDLLWSYIPGEHHHLRNDDIGAITGTTGETLKSHPLALSQLLIAYHMLTAASGVVK is encoded by the coding sequence ATGAAAAAACCTATCGTACTGGGCATTGTCGGCGATTCCGCCGCCGGTAAAACCACTATTACCAAGGGTATCGCGCAGGTATTAGGGGAGGATCGTGTCACCACGATCTGCACCGATGATTACCATAAATATAACCGTGTAGACCGGGCGCGCCTCGGCATGACCGCGCTGCATCCCGATTGCAATTACCTGGACGTCATTGAGCAGCACCTCAAGCTGCTCAAGGACGGCCAGCCTATCCTCAAGCCGCATTACAATCACTCGACCGGCGACTTCGATCCGCCCAACTATGTGGAGGCCAAGGAATTCATCATCGTCGAGGGCCTGTTGGGCTACTACACCAAGGCCATGCGCGATTGCTACGACGTGAAGCTTTATCTCGCCCCGCCGGAGGAGCTGCGCTTCCAGTGGAAGATGAAGCGCGACACCAGCAAGCGCGGACATACCGCGGAGGCGGTGCGCAAGGAGATGAAGATGCGTGAGCCCGACTCCGAGGCCTTTATCCGTCCGCAGCGCAAATGGGCCGACATGGTCATCTGTTTTTATCCGCCTCCGGAACATAAGGAAGAAACCGGCGGTCATCTGAATGTCTCCATCATATTGCGCCCCACACTCCCCACGCACCCGGATCTATCCCAGGTGCTGGAGGAGGGCGGCAACGGTCTCAAGCTGGTGCTGGACAGGGACATGGATCTGCCGGTGGACCGGCTTGAGATCTCCGGGGCGATCACCGACGCCAAGGCCAAACAACTGGAAGATTTACTGTGGAGCTACATCCCCGGCGAGCACCATCATCTGCGCAACGACGACATCGGCGCCATCACCGGCACCACCGGCGAGACGCTGAAGTCGCACCCGCTGGCGTTGTCTCAACTGCTCATCGCTTACCATATGCTGACCGCAGCCTCCGGCGTCGTGAAGTAA
- a CDS encoding phosphoglycerate kinase — protein sequence MSVIKLEDLRNLEGKRVLIRADLNVPIKNGQITDETRIYATVPTIEYLINVGAKVMVMSHLGRPEEGVNDEKYSLAPIAESLSEHLGKKVRLVKDWLNGIEIANGEAVLCENVRFNVGEEANDDALAKKMAALCDVFVMDAFGTAHRAQASTHGVAKYAPIACAGPLLSSELKALNVALKEPKRPMVAIVGGSKVSTKLTILESLSKIVDQLIVGGGIANTFIAAAGYNVGKSLYEPDLVPEAKRLSEQAKARGAEIPVPTDVVCGKEFSEAAKATLKDVSKVESDDMIFDIGPKTSARLAEILKGAGTIVWNGPVGVFEFDQFAAGTEALAKAIAASPAFSLAGGGDTLAAISKYGIDTKLSYISTGGGAFLEFLEGKKLPAVAILEERAKQRE from the coding sequence ATGTCAGTCATCAAACTAGAAGATTTAAGAAACCTCGAAGGCAAACGGGTGCTGATTCGCGCCGATCTCAACGTGCCGATCAAAAACGGCCAGATCACTGACGAGACGCGCATCTACGCCACGGTGCCGACCATCGAGTACCTCATCAACGTGGGCGCCAAGGTGATGGTGATGTCACACCTCGGCCGGCCGGAAGAAGGTGTGAACGATGAAAAATACTCGCTGGCCCCTATCGCGGAGAGCCTTTCCGAACACCTCGGCAAGAAGGTGCGCCTGGTGAAGGATTGGCTCAACGGCATAGAGATCGCCAACGGCGAGGCGGTGTTGTGCGAAAACGTGCGCTTCAACGTGGGCGAAGAGGCCAATGACGACGCCTTGGCTAAAAAGATGGCGGCCCTTTGTGACGTGTTCGTCATGGATGCTTTCGGTACGGCGCACCGCGCGCAGGCCTCCACGCACGGCGTGGCGAAGTATGCCCCCATCGCCTGTGCGGGGCCCTTGCTCTCCAGTGAATTAAAGGCGCTCAATGTGGCGCTCAAGGAACCCAAACGGCCAATGGTGGCCATCGTCGGGGGTTCCAAGGTGTCCACCAAGCTCACGATCCTGGAGTCGTTATCCAAGATTGTGGATCAGTTGATCGTCGGCGGCGGCATCGCCAACACCTTTATCGCCGCGGCGGGTTACAATGTCGGCAAGTCGTTGTACGAGCCCGACTTGGTCCCCGAGGCCAAGCGGCTCTCCGAACAGGCCAAGGCGCGCGGCGCGGAGATCCCCGTGCCGACGGACGTGGTGTGCGGCAAGGAGTTTTCCGAAGCGGCCAAGGCGACGCTGAAAGACGTCAGTAAAGTGGAATCCGACGACATGATTTTCGACATCGGTCCGAAGACCTCGGCGCGTCTTGCCGAGATCTTGAAAGGCGCAGGCACCATCGTCTGGAATGGGCCGGTGGGCGTGTTCGAATTCGACCAGTTTGCCGCGGGCACCGAGGCCCTGGCTAAGGCCATCGCCGCCAGCCCGGCGTTTTCGCTGGCCGGCGGGGGCGACACCCTGGCGGCCATTTCGAAGTACGGCATTGACACCAAGCTGTCCTATATCTCCACCGGCGGCGGCGCATTCCTGGAATTTCTGGAAGGCAAGAAACTGCCGGCGGTTGCGATATTGGAGGAACGGGCGAAACAACGTGAATAA